One window from the genome of Syntrophus gentianae encodes:
- a CDS encoding PEP-CTERM sorting domain-containing protein codes for MKRWRSTVLSAFLVSVLSVFLFLPTGFAGTLSSSLLASYQQGDKILSDTPTYNWWYGCSPTSAGMMVGYYDRKGYAGLSYSNLVKNGVAEKTTYPSTEGSWDYLAQSAIASKAHVDAFYRNGYLGSGDDIARVGSFDSLADFMGTNQDAHGNSNGSTTFYYWTNGAAFTAQDALDYGFQDDDGMYGIMEYLQYSGYDVPSLTSIYTQAIYSSTALNGFTFDQYKAEIDAGRVVMIQVEGHSMFGYGYGDNGLIYFNDTWTDQENSMTWGGSYAGMQQWGVVCFELTGGSAVPLPPSILLLGFGLAGIGGFRFRNLRRK; via the coding sequence ATGAAAAGATGGCGTTCCACAGTGTTATCGGCATTTTTGGTTTCGGTCTTATCGGTTTTTCTCTTTTTACCCACCGGCTTTGCCGGGACTCTGAGCTCGTCTTTGCTGGCGAGCTATCAACAGGGCGACAAAATCCTTTCGGACACTCCTACATACAATTGGTGGTATGGGTGTTCGCCCACCTCCGCCGGGATGATGGTGGGATACTACGACAGAAAGGGCTATGCCGGGCTCAGTTACAGCAACCTGGTGAAGAATGGGGTTGCTGAAAAAACCACATATCCTTCAACGGAAGGGAGCTGGGACTACTTGGCCCAGTCCGCCATAGCAAGCAAGGCCCACGTGGATGCTTTCTATAGAAATGGTTATCTTGGATCGGGAGACGACATCGCACGCGTTGGGAGCTTTGACAGCCTTGCAGACTTTATGGGTACCAACCAGGACGCCCACGGGAACAGTAATGGATCGACGACGTTTTATTATTGGACAAATGGTGCTGCTTTCACGGCGCAAGATGCTCTTGACTATGGTTTCCAAGACGATGACGGCATGTATGGCATAATGGAATACCTCCAATATTCCGGATATGACGTGCCGTCTTTGACGAGCATTTATACTCAGGCGATCTACAGTTCGACAGCCCTTAACGGCTTTACCTTCGACCAGTATAAAGCGGAGATCGACGCCGGCCGCGTTGTCATGATTCAGGTCGAAGGCCACTCGATGTTCGGCTATGGTTACGGAGACAACGGTTTGATCTACTTCAATGATACCTGGACCGATCAAGAGAACTCGATGACTTGGGGTGGATCATATGCTGGTATGCAGCAGTGGGGGGTTGTCTGCTTTGAATTGACCGGTGGAAGTGCTGTCCCCCTGCCGCCCTCGATCCTGCTTCTCGGGTTCGGTCTTGCCGGTATTGGAGGGTTCAGGTTCAGGAACCTTCGCAGGAAATAG
- the gatC gene encoding Asp-tRNA(Asn)/Glu-tRNA(Gln) amidotransferase subunit GatC, producing the protein MKITKEEVTYVAHLARLEFSETEKEMFTGQLNDILLYMDKLNQVDTAGVEPLSHAISLNNAFREDKVQASLPQERSLANAPDPRGEFFRVPKVIE; encoded by the coding sequence TTGAAAATCACGAAGGAAGAAGTGACCTATGTCGCCCATCTGGCGCGGCTGGAATTTTCTGAAACGGAAAAGGAAATGTTTACGGGTCAACTGAATGATATTCTGCTGTACATGGATAAGCTCAATCAGGTCGACACGGCCGGGGTGGAGCCCCTCAGTCATGCCATCTCCCTGAACAATGCCTTTCGGGAGGACAAGGTTCAGGCATCCCTGCCTCAGGAGAGGTCCCTGGCCAATGCACCGGATCCCCGGGGGGAATTCTTCCGGGTGCCCAAGGTGATTGAGTGA
- the gatA gene encoding Asp-tRNA(Asn)/Glu-tRNA(Gln) amidotransferase subunit GatA has translation MELYSLTIHELQEKIRNGEVTSTEIVQSVFGRIDAVEEKVHAYITLMRESALEEAKMADERIRAGQIKALTGIPIALKDIYCTQGVRTTCGSRILENYVPPYDATVITKLREAGAVFTGKTNMDEFAMGSSTETSYYGVTRNPWDLERIPGGSSGGSAAAVAADECIASLGSDTGGSIRQPAALCGVVGMKPTYGRVSRFGLVAFASSLDQIGPFTKDVEDCAILLNTIVGYDPRESTSVPVEVPDYRDFLNRGIEGWTVGIPREYFVEGIDPEVRAAIEQAIKTVEGLGAKCREISLPHTEYSVAVYYIVAPAEASSNLARYDGVKYGFRVAESRDLLDMYKKTRSAGFGAEVKRRIMIGTYALSSGYYDAYFKKASQVRGLIKRDFDEALQGCDVILTPTTPTPAFKIGEKTDDPMQMYLSDIFTISTNLAGIPGISLPCGYTQGGLPIGVQFLAGHFEEGKLLQVASAYEKHAQIERRRPNL, from the coding sequence ATGGAACTTTATTCTTTAACCATTCACGAATTACAGGAAAAAATCCGGAACGGCGAGGTCACCTCCACGGAAATCGTTCAGTCCGTCTTCGGCCGCATCGATGCCGTTGAGGAGAAGGTCCATGCCTACATTACCCTGATGCGGGAATCGGCCCTCGAAGAGGCGAAAATGGCCGACGAGCGGATCCGGGCGGGCCAAATCAAGGCGTTGACCGGCATCCCCATCGCCCTGAAAGACATTTACTGCACACAGGGTGTCCGAACGACCTGCGGTTCCCGCATCCTTGAGAACTACGTTCCTCCTTACGACGCAACGGTGATTACCAAACTGCGCGAAGCGGGGGCGGTCTTTACGGGAAAGACGAACATGGACGAGTTCGCCATGGGTTCGTCGACAGAGACCTCCTATTACGGGGTCACCCGGAATCCATGGGACCTGGAGCGGATACCGGGCGGTTCCAGCGGGGGCTCCGCCGCCGCGGTGGCTGCCGATGAATGCATCGCATCCCTCGGATCGGATACGGGCGGCTCCATCCGTCAGCCTGCGGCCCTGTGCGGTGTCGTCGGAATGAAGCCCACCTATGGCCGGGTTTCCCGCTTCGGTCTGGTCGCCTTTGCCTCTTCCCTGGATCAGATCGGCCCGTTCACGAAGGATGTGGAAGATTGCGCCATCCTGTTGAACACCATTGTCGGCTACGACCCTCGGGAATCCACCTCGGTTCCCGTGGAGGTTCCGGATTACCGCGATTTCCTGAACCGTGGTATCGAGGGCTGGACGGTCGGCATTCCCAGGGAATATTTCGTCGAGGGGATCGATCCCGAAGTGCGGGCCGCCATCGAACAGGCTATCAAGACCGTGGAAGGACTGGGGGCGAAATGCCGGGAAATCTCCCTGCCGCATACGGAATACAGTGTGGCGGTTTATTACATTGTCGCCCCGGCGGAGGCGAGCTCCAACCTCGCCCGGTATGACGGCGTCAAATACGGCTTCCGCGTCGCGGAAAGCCGGGACCTTCTGGACATGTACAAGAAGACGCGGTCGGCGGGCTTTGGCGCGGAGGTGAAGCGGCGCATCATGATCGGGACCTACGCCCTTTCCTCGGGTTACTATGATGCCTATTTCAAAAAGGCCTCCCAGGTCCGGGGGCTCATCAAGAGGGATTTTGATGAAGCCCTGCAGGGATGCGATGTGATCCTGACTCCCACGACCCCGACACCTGCCTTCAAAATCGGCGAAAAAACCGACGACCCGATGCAGATGTATCTTTCCGACATCTTCACCATCTCCACGAATCTCGCCGGCATTCCCGGGATTTCCCTTCCCTGCGGGTATACGCAGGGTGGACTGCCCATCGGCGTGCAGTTTCTGGCGGGGCATTTTGAAGAAGGCAAGCTTCTTCAGGTCGCGTCCGCCTATGAAAAGCATGCCCAAATCGAAAGAAGGAGGCCGAACCTCTGA
- the gatB gene encoding Asp-tRNA(Asn)/Glu-tRNA(Gln) amidotransferase subunit GatB, translating into MEYEPVIGLEVHAQMLTESKIFCGCSTRFGAAPNSHTCPVCLGMPGVLPVLNRKVVEYGMKMALATSCRINEECSFARKNYFYPDLPKGYQISQYAYPLAEFGHVDIEVEGGNKRIGLTRIHMEEDAGKLIHDAHNPWSYVDLNRTGVPLIEIVSEPDMRSAEEAAAYLRRLHEILVYLEICDGNMEEGSFRCDANISLRPKGESEFGIRTELKNMNSFRNVQRALEYEIKRQQYILEGGGTVVQETRLWDDSQGVTHSMRSKEEAHDYRYFPDPDLVAIKVSADWVEAVLQEQPELPLEKRERFVRDYGIPAYDAGVLSSSRALADYYEEVARQSANPKAASNWVMGDLLRFLNEEKRDIRDCPISAASLGEMIRMIDSGTISGKMAKEIIEVMYSTGKTAPAIVEEKGMVQITDESALSSVIAGILEASPNQLAQYRAGKDKLFGYFVGQVMKETKGKANPQVINDLLKKMLAG; encoded by the coding sequence ATGGAATACGAACCTGTTATCGGGCTGGAAGTTCATGCCCAAATGCTGACGGAATCCAAGATCTTCTGCGGCTGCTCCACCAGATTCGGAGCGGCGCCCAACTCCCACACCTGCCCAGTCTGCCTGGGAATGCCCGGCGTGCTTCCCGTCCTGAACCGGAAGGTGGTGGAGTATGGAATGAAGATGGCTCTGGCCACCTCCTGCCGGATCAACGAGGAATGCAGCTTTGCCCGGAAGAATTACTTCTACCCCGACCTTCCCAAGGGATACCAGATTTCCCAGTATGCCTACCCCTTGGCGGAGTTCGGCCATGTGGACATCGAAGTGGAGGGCGGGAATAAGCGGATCGGTCTGACCCGCATCCACATGGAGGAAGATGCGGGCAAACTCATCCATGACGCCCATAATCCCTGGAGTTATGTGGATCTCAACCGGACCGGCGTGCCGCTGATCGAGATCGTCAGCGAACCGGATATGCGCAGTGCGGAGGAAGCGGCGGCCTATCTGCGCCGGCTCCACGAAATCCTCGTTTACCTCGAAATCTGTGACGGCAATATGGAGGAAGGCAGTTTCCGCTGCGATGCCAACATTTCTCTCCGGCCCAAAGGGGAGAGCGAGTTCGGAATCCGGACGGAGCTGAAGAACATGAATTCCTTCCGCAATGTCCAGCGCGCCCTGGAATACGAAATCAAGAGGCAGCAGTACATCCTGGAAGGGGGCGGAACGGTGGTTCAGGAAACGCGCCTCTGGGACGACAGCCAGGGGGTGACCCATTCCATGCGCAGCAAGGAAGAGGCCCATGATTACCGTTATTTCCCCGATCCGGATCTGGTGGCGATCAAGGTTTCCGCGGACTGGGTGGAGGCCGTGCTCCAGGAACAGCCGGAACTGCCTCTGGAAAAGCGGGAGCGCTTCGTGCGGGACTATGGTATTCCGGCCTATGATGCCGGCGTGCTGTCCTCCAGTCGGGCTTTGGCCGATTATTACGAGGAGGTTGCCCGGCAGTCGGCAAATCCCAAGGCGGCCAGCAACTGGGTCATGGGAGACCTACTCCGTTTCCTCAATGAAGAGAAGCGGGACATCCGGGATTGCCCGATCTCTGCTGCATCTCTGGGCGAGATGATCCGGATGATCGATTCGGGGACCATCAGCGGCAAGATGGCCAAGGAGATCATCGAGGTCATGTACTCGACGGGCAAAACGGCCCCGGCAATTGTGGAAGAAAAGGGAATGGTTCAGATTACGGACGAATCCGCGCTTTCTTCAGTCATTGCCGGGATTCTGGAGGCCAGTCCGAACCAGTTGGCCCAGTACCGCGCCGGAAAGGACAAGCTCTTCGGCTATTTCGTCGGTCAGGTCATGAAGGAAACCAAGGGGAAGGCCAATCCCCAGGTCATCAATGACCTCCTGAAGAAGATGCTGGCGGGATAA
- the mtnA gene encoding S-methyl-5-thioribose-1-phosphate isomerase, with the protein MSARISTLAWQKNAVHLLDQKVLPAEVRTLICTRYEEVLAAIKDLTVRGAPAIGVAAAMGIALGALALPADSSEEFQKGFDALCDQFAAARPTARNLFWAIERMKGCFAENFRPAESVGSIAGETAKVRQALVVEAQRMAEEDVAINRRIGQQGQILIRDGARILTHCNAGALATAGYGTALGVIRAARDAGKQIQVFADETRPVLQGARLTAWELQQENIPVTLITDNMAGFLMKQGRIDCVLVGADRIAANGDTANKIGTYSLAVLASAHQIPFYIAAPLSTIDRQLSSGAEIPIEERPDEEVLAIQGVRIAPVGVAVYNPAFDVTPGCYISAIITEAGIAQFPYESFLEKLFSEKS; encoded by the coding sequence ATGTCCGCAAGGATTTCAACACTCGCCTGGCAGAAGAATGCCGTCCATCTCCTGGATCAAAAGGTCCTGCCGGCTGAGGTGCGCACGCTGATCTGTACCCGCTATGAAGAGGTGCTGGCGGCCATTAAGGATTTGACCGTCCGCGGCGCCCCGGCTATCGGAGTGGCGGCGGCCATGGGGATTGCCCTGGGCGCTCTTGCCCTGCCGGCGGATTCTTCCGAGGAGTTTCAGAAGGGATTTGACGCCCTGTGCGATCAATTTGCCGCGGCGCGGCCGACGGCGAGAAATCTCTTCTGGGCCATCGAACGGATGAAGGGCTGTTTTGCCGAGAATTTTCGTCCTGCCGAATCGGTGGGATCAATAGCCGGAGAAACGGCAAAAGTCCGACAGGCCCTGGTAGTCGAAGCTCAGAGGATGGCCGAGGAGGATGTGGCCATCAATCGGCGGATCGGGCAGCAGGGGCAGATCCTGATTCGCGACGGGGCCCGCATTTTGACCCATTGCAATGCCGGCGCCCTGGCCACGGCCGGATACGGTACGGCATTGGGAGTGATCCGGGCGGCCCGGGATGCGGGCAAACAGATCCAGGTCTTCGCCGACGAAACACGGCCCGTCCTGCAGGGAGCCCGTTTGACCGCCTGGGAATTGCAGCAGGAAAACATTCCGGTCACCCTGATCACCGACAACATGGCCGGATTTCTCATGAAACAGGGACGGATCGACTGTGTACTTGTCGGGGCGGACCGGATCGCCGCCAATGGAGATACCGCCAACAAAATAGGGACTTATTCCCTTGCGGTTTTGGCATCGGCCCACCAGATCCCCTTTTACATCGCCGCTCCCCTTTCCACCATTGACAGGCAGCTTTCCAGTGGAGCCGAGATCCCCATCGAGGAACGGCCGGACGAGGAAGTACTGGCGATTCAGGGCGTACGGATCGCTCCTGTCGGTGTGGCCGTTTACAATCCGGCCTTCGATGTCACCCCCGGTTGTTACATTTCTGCCATCATTACGGAAGCCGGAATCGCGCAGTTTCCCTACGAGTCTTTCCTGGAGAAACTTTTTTCCGAAAAATCATGA
- a CDS encoding HAD family hydrolase produces MNETDQKLLLFDFDGVLVDSLEFYERVFRQCLEAIGRPIISSRADFLALCQDNFYGELARRGIDLSAFLAELSQIHSSIDMSLIRPLPAMTPVLSALAERHRLMLISSNSEEVIHELLRRMNVSGCFEAVLGADFLLNKTEKIVHAQKTSGFAKGDIYYVGDTAGDIREARRAGIRSVAVTWGWHDRDALEAVSPDFLIDTPQALFSLLMRETLGSES; encoded by the coding sequence ATGAACGAGACGGATCAGAAACTGCTTCTCTTTGATTTTGACGGAGTCCTGGTGGATTCCCTGGAGTTCTATGAAAGGGTTTTCCGCCAGTGCCTGGAGGCGATCGGCAGACCAATTATCTCAAGCCGGGCCGACTTTCTGGCCCTTTGCCAGGACAATTTCTACGGAGAACTTGCCCGGCGGGGCATTGATCTTTCCGCCTTCCTGGCCGAACTGTCTCAAATCCATTCCTCGATCGACATGTCCTTGATCAGGCCTCTTCCCGCCATGACCCCGGTATTGTCGGCCCTGGCCGAACGACACCGGTTGATGCTCATCTCTTCCAACAGTGAGGAAGTCATCCATGAACTGCTGAGGCGGATGAACGTTTCGGGATGCTTTGAAGCGGTGCTGGGCGCCGATTTTCTGCTGAATAAAACGGAGAAGATCGTTCATGCACAGAAAACAAGCGGGTTTGCCAAGGGGGATATCTATTATGTCGGGGATACCGCCGGCGATATCCGGGAGGCGCGCCGGGCCGGCATTAGGAGTGTCGCGGTCACGTGGGGCTGGCACGATCGGGACGCCCTGGAGGCCGTTTCTCCGGATTTTCTTATCGATACCCCCCAGGCCCTTTTTTCTCTGCTGATGAGGGAGACTTTGGGTTCGGAATCTTAA
- a CDS encoding chemotaxis protein CheX, with translation MDVKFINPFLGGAAEVIKTMAFMDAVAGKPYLKKDDTAKGDISGIIGITGDATGSLAISFSEHCIWGIAGSMLGETYNETTQEVLDCAGELTNMISGVARTNMERMGLKVFAAIPSVIFGKDHTIRHILNTPSIVIPFSTSTGEFVVDVCIRTTEAQARSEENYQVINRRTADLIPPQQPRTATAPAPVQAKADVVEPKQPDTEIQDEKIRRDALKEALDAMVESRREIQKLLSSQPFMRRDERKKLNDRVALYDKKIRKMKLDLTALDVLSKLTQDDLDNPTIKKHYQHY, from the coding sequence ATGGATGTTAAATTTATCAATCCTTTTCTTGGCGGCGCTGCGGAAGTTATCAAGACGATGGCCTTCATGGATGCTGTTGCCGGAAAACCCTATTTAAAAAAAGATGATACGGCCAAGGGGGATATTTCCGGAATCATCGGCATTACCGGGGATGCTACGGGCTCACTGGCCATCAGCTTTTCGGAACACTGTATCTGGGGGATTGCCGGGTCCATGCTGGGGGAAACTTACAACGAAACCACGCAGGAAGTATTGGACTGCGCTGGAGAACTTACAAATATGATTTCCGGTGTGGCCCGAACGAACATGGAAAGGATGGGATTGAAAGTCTTTGCTGCCATCCCCTCCGTTATTTTCGGAAAGGATCATACCATTCGGCACATTCTGAACACTCCCAGCATTGTGATCCCCTTTTCCACAAGCACGGGAGAATTTGTCGTCGACGTCTGCATCCGGACCACCGAGGCCCAAGCCAGATCCGAAGAAAATTATCAGGTGATCAACCGCCGGACGGCAGACCTGATTCCACCCCAACAACCTCGAACAGCAACGGCGCCCGCTCCCGTTCAAGCGAAAGCCGATGTTGTGGAACCCAAACAGCCGGATACGGAAATCCAGGATGAGAAAATCCGCCGGGATGCGCTCAAGGAAGCGTTGGATGCGATGGTCGAATCCCGCCGCGAAATTCAGAAGCTGCTGTCATCCCAGCCCTTCATGCGGAGGGATGAACGAAAGAAACTGAATGACAGAGTTGCCCTGTACGATAAAAAGATCAGAAAAATGAAACTGGATCTGACGGCGCTGGATGTCCTGTCCAAGCTGACTCAGGATGACCTGGATAACCCAACCATTAAAAAACATTATCAGCATTACTGA
- a CDS encoding calcium-binding protein: protein TAFSSVSGGAGYDRVYLSGTAGNTLNLGTAGIEYLSGGNGNDSFDGTSQTVALFIDGNLGDDTLRGGSSDDSIYGNNGDNTLYGNGGDDNLYCGTGNDYLNGGTGNDYMAGGAGNDIYVVDSLGDSVSEASGAGNDRVYAYVNETLGANVESLYLSGTATTGTGNTLNNLLYGNGYDNILSGLSGNDSLYGNAGNDTLTGGAGIDYLNGGTGQDRFVFSESGSTNRDTIGGFSHTDDTIVLMDILDGADDSSVTGLSFNNSNVLYSGWYFEGAGFNGNGAQLSGIYNDTDTGYIWYNPTSSAAGDSVLICTVGSATAASLDNTDFVYAA, encoded by the coding sequence ACCGCATTTTCCAGTGTCAGCGGCGGCGCCGGTTACGACCGGGTCTATCTCAGCGGGACGGCAGGGAACACCCTCAACCTGGGCACGGCGGGCATCGAGTATCTTTCCGGTGGGAACGGCAATGACAGTTTCGATGGAACATCGCAGACGGTGGCCCTGTTCATCGACGGCAATCTCGGCGATGATACGCTGCGGGGCGGCAGTTCTGATGATTCCATTTACGGCAACAACGGTGACAACACCCTTTATGGCAACGGGGGCGATGACAACCTCTACTGCGGCACCGGCAATGACTATCTGAACGGTGGAACGGGAAACGATTACATGGCAGGCGGAGCGGGCAACGACATCTATGTTGTTGACAGCCTGGGCGACTCCGTCTCCGAAGCTTCAGGTGCCGGCAACGACCGAGTTTATGCCTACGTCAACGAAACCCTTGGTGCCAATGTCGAAAGCCTTTATCTGTCCGGCACGGCGACAACCGGAACGGGCAACACCCTCAACAATTTGCTTTACGGCAACGGTTACGACAACATCTTGTCCGGTCTTTCCGGCAACGATTCCCTTTACGGCAATGCCGGCAACGACACTCTGACCGGCGGCGCCGGTATTGATTATCTGAACGGCGGCACCGGTCAGGATCGATTCGTCTTTTCCGAATCCGGTTCAACCAACCGCGACACGATCGGCGGCTTTTCCCATACGGACGACACGATCGTGTTGATGGACATCCTCGATGGTGCCGATGATTCTTCAGTCACCGGGCTTTCTTTCAATAACAGCAACGTGCTGTACAGCGGCTGGTATTTTGAAGGAGCCGGTTTCAACGGCAACGGAGCCCAACTCAGCGGCATCTATAACGACACCGATACCGGCTACATCTGGTACAACCCCACGAGCAGCGCCGCCGGGGATTCCGTGTTGATCTGTACCGTCGGATCCGCAACAGCGGCCTCGCTGGACAACACGGATTTCGTCTACGCCGCTTAA
- a CDS encoding universal stress protein: MFKHILVPVDFTPKNKKALEVTLQISGSEKVRVSLLHVVEIIEDATFDEFGDFYAGLQKRAEKKMAGLTAFCENHGAQVTDKIAFGNRVQEILKYAAETDVDLIVMSSHKLHLEEPSRDWGTISYKIGILSQCPVLLVK; this comes from the coding sequence ATGTTTAAACATATTTTAGTCCCCGTTGATTTTACCCCGAAAAACAAGAAGGCCTTAGAGGTTACCCTGCAAATTTCCGGATCGGAAAAGGTTCGCGTAAGTCTTCTTCATGTCGTGGAGATCATTGAAGACGCGACTTTTGACGAATTTGGGGACTTTTATGCCGGTCTGCAAAAACGGGCCGAGAAGAAAATGGCAGGTCTGACGGCCTTCTGTGAGAATCACGGCGCTCAGGTCACCGACAAGATCGCCTTCGGCAACCGAGTCCAGGAAATCCTGAAATATGCTGCCGAGACGGACGTTGATCTCATTGTCATGAGCTCACACAAACTCCATCTTGAAGAGCCGTCGCGGGACTGGGGAACCATCAGTTATAAAATCGGCATCCTGTCTCAGTGCCCTGTTCTGCTGGTAAAGTGA
- a CDS encoding FAD-binding oxidoreductase codes for MTIGSHLKETDIDHLTRIVGRERLSRGESVRFLHSHDESFHKPCLPEVVLWPRSTDEVSRIVAHAFQQRIPVTPWGAGSSLEGNPIPVSGGIVLDLQEMNRVLAVRPEDFQVDVEAGVVYKDLNRILEAEGLFFPPDPGAAATVGGMIGNNASGIRSVKYGATRDYVMRLTAVLSDGQVIQTGSRSRKCSSGYDLCRLLTGAEGTLGIVTEATLKLMGLPAAFMAVRATFPSVDHATRAVFEIMRSGVTPGAMEFLDTDIVGVLNRDRGLSLEESPTLLMEFNGYSERGLEDEMLFVSEICRDNGCLLLDRGIGPAERKRLWEIRHLTHESIRRAHPGLKSLSMDVAVPLSRYSQMVAHIKEIVADLTAYIFGHAGDGNIHVVVMDDPENEERWARVEAAHSRVVSSALSFEGTCTGEHGIGLGKKQFMAREHGESLETMKKIKALLDPRGILNPGKMFP; via the coding sequence ATGACGATCGGATCTCACCTTAAAGAAACGGATATCGACCATCTGACCAGAATCGTGGGACGGGAGAGACTTTCCCGGGGAGAGTCGGTCCGCTTTCTCCATTCCCATGATGAATCCTTCCACAAACCCTGTCTTCCCGAGGTCGTCCTCTGGCCGCGGAGCACCGATGAAGTCAGCCGGATCGTCGCCCATGCCTTCCAGCAGAGGATCCCTGTGACCCCCTGGGGGGCGGGCAGTTCCCTGGAGGGCAATCCCATCCCCGTTTCTGGAGGAATCGTCCTCGATCTGCAGGAGATGAACAGAGTCCTGGCCGTCCGACCGGAGGATTTTCAGGTGGATGTGGAGGCCGGGGTGGTCTACAAGGATCTCAACCGCATTCTGGAGGCCGAAGGACTCTTCTTCCCCCCGGATCCCGGGGCGGCGGCGACGGTCGGCGGGATGATCGGGAACAATGCCAGCGGAATCCGGAGTGTGAAATACGGCGCCACTCGGGATTATGTGATGCGCCTCACTGCCGTTCTGTCCGATGGACAGGTGATCCAGACAGGCAGCCGCTCCCGCAAGTGCTCTTCCGGATATGACCTCTGCCGCCTCTTGACCGGTGCGGAGGGCACCCTGGGCATCGTGACCGAGGCCACCTTGAAGCTGATGGGGCTTCCCGCTGCGTTCATGGCTGTCCGGGCCACCTTTCCTTCCGTTGACCATGCGACGCGGGCGGTCTTTGAAATCATGCGCTCCGGAGTGACTCCGGGGGCCATGGAGTTTCTCGATACGGACATCGTCGGGGTCCTCAACCGGGACCGGGGGCTCTCTCTCGAAGAATCGCCCACGCTGCTGATGGAGTTCAATGGATACAGCGAACGGGGGCTGGAAGACGAGATGCTTTTTGTTTCCGAGATCTGCCGGGACAACGGGTGTCTCCTCCTGGACCGGGGAATCGGTCCGGCGGAGCGGAAACGGCTCTGGGAGATCCGCCATCTGACCCATGAATCGATCCGGCGCGCTCATCCGGGATTGAAGTCACTGAGCATGGATGTCGCCGTTCCCCTTTCCCGATACAGCCAAATGGTGGCGCACATCAAGGAGATCGTGGCCGATCTCACGGCTTATATCTTCGGGCACGCGGGAGATGGCAATATCCACGTGGTCGTCATGGACGATCCCGAAAACGAAGAACGATGGGCAAGAGTCGAGGCGGCCCACAGCCGGGTTGTCTCTTCGGCCCTGTCCTTCGAGGGAACCTGCACGGGAGAGCATGGTATCGGACTGGGCAAAAAGCAATTCATGGCCAGGGAGCATGGCGAAAGCCTGGAAACGATGAAAAAAATCAAAGCGCTTTTGGACCCCCGGGGTATTCTCAATCCCGGAAAGATGTTCCCCTGA
- a CDS encoding PPC domain-containing DNA-binding protein yields MKFSQARQGRIFVLRLEDGEIVHEVIERFAEEQSIRAAAMIAVGALDSGSRVVVGPTEGRAVPVVPMELLLDNVREVAGTGTLFPDEEGRPQIHMHCAMGREDQTVTGCIRRGVKVWQILEVVLFELLDTPAHRVSDPALGFKLLQPE; encoded by the coding sequence ATGAAATTTTCACAAGCCCGCCAGGGGCGTATCTTTGTCCTCCGTCTTGAAGATGGAGAAATTGTCCATGAGGTGATCGAACGGTTCGCTGAGGAACAGTCGATTCGTGCGGCAGCCATGATTGCCGTGGGTGCGCTGGATTCGGGAAGCCGGGTGGTCGTCGGACCAACGGAGGGCCGCGCTGTTCCGGTGGTCCCCATGGAACTCCTGCTGGATAATGTTCGTGAAGTGGCGGGAACCGGTACGCTCTTCCCCGATGAAGAAGGCCGTCCGCAGATTCACATGCACTGCGCCATGGGCCGGGAAGACCAGACCGTCACGGGGTGCATCCGCCGGGGGGTTAAGGTCTGGCAGATCCTGGAAGTGGTCCTTTTCGAACTGCTCGACACGCCCGCTCACCGGGTGTCCGATCCGGCACTCGGCTTCAAGCTGCTGCAGCCGGAATGA